In Qipengyuania psychrotolerans, one DNA window encodes the following:
- a CDS encoding putative bifunctional diguanylate cyclase/phosphodiesterase, with protein sequence MGRPTANSDEVRRLLLVRRLRAIIAGNPLATFSAVASVLVLLIGFDEAEWRVPLVLWSGSAILLFALRGFYFGSLEPDDLDGATLARDYRRVVAAMIMTSVLWAAGFILFSLVAQGLEIAILAVVGTAMMVGVLLIHRAAPLAGYAHIALLLASLSAAAWITVGREAAPIALVLGIYALTLWRAVGRMDLAFEAAVISDIERADAAETVAMLLHDYEEQSTDWLWIVDDGGRLREVSERFGQALGMRPEAAENTSILDLVEAGAGRDTLSRCLVEGRPFRDVQVAVTVAGETRYWQLSARPRSDGLMGGIARDVTADRLIEQRVTFMAHYDDLTSLANRYLFNERLRELLGESESRGANIALFYLDLDDFKAINDTRGHLVGDRLLREVGKRLAGEVRDMDLVARLGGDEFAILIETRAGDGMLIERAHRFLSVVREPYEIDGQSYRVSTSVGVARCTEGDCDAEELMRRADLALYAAKNKGRDNLALFEPHLDQAARERRAIESDLREAVANDEMRLQYQPIIELETGQTTGYEALLRWYHPTRGVMAPGDFLQIAEESGLIVQLGEWVINRALQETSGWEGDFRVAINLSTTQVMDAKLVSAVSQALRATDFPPERVELEITEHVLMDSSDASENTLLALRKLGVRIALDDFGTGYSSLAYLRRFPFDRIKIDRAFVKDACGEIGSQAIISTITRLAEAMNMETTAEGIEDREQLDLLRKLGVKEAQGFLICKPMLAEALANDDRDISGDASDPRLDKAVIDYRQARKAALRRRGGKVA encoded by the coding sequence ATGGGAAGACCGACCGCGAATAGCGACGAGGTGCGCCGACTCTTGCTCGTGCGCAGATTGCGCGCGATCATTGCCGGCAATCCGCTGGCGACTTTCTCCGCTGTCGCCTCGGTGCTCGTTCTCCTGATCGGATTTGACGAAGCAGAATGGCGGGTGCCGCTCGTCTTGTGGTCAGGTTCCGCGATCCTGCTGTTCGCCTTGCGCGGCTTTTATTTCGGTTCGCTCGAGCCGGATGATCTTGATGGCGCAACGCTGGCACGGGATTACCGCCGCGTGGTTGCCGCCATGATCATGACGAGCGTGCTCTGGGCCGCAGGCTTCATCCTGTTCTCCTTGGTCGCCCAAGGCCTGGAGATCGCCATTCTCGCTGTCGTCGGCACAGCGATGATGGTGGGCGTACTGCTGATCCACCGCGCCGCACCCCTCGCGGGATATGCCCATATCGCCTTGCTCTTGGCCTCGCTGAGTGCCGCAGCGTGGATCACCGTCGGACGGGAGGCTGCACCCATTGCGCTTGTCCTGGGCATCTACGCGCTCACCTTGTGGCGCGCCGTGGGACGGATGGATCTTGCGTTCGAAGCCGCCGTCATCAGTGATATCGAGCGGGCGGATGCTGCCGAAACGGTTGCGATGCTCCTCCATGATTACGAGGAACAATCGACCGACTGGCTGTGGATCGTCGACGATGGCGGCAGGCTTCGAGAGGTCAGCGAACGGTTTGGCCAGGCGCTCGGAATGCGGCCAGAAGCAGCCGAGAACACGTCAATTCTAGATCTGGTGGAGGCAGGAGCTGGGCGGGACACCTTGTCCCGGTGCCTCGTTGAAGGCCGCCCGTTTCGCGATGTGCAAGTGGCCGTTACAGTCGCTGGAGAGACGCGGTATTGGCAGCTCTCCGCGAGGCCCCGCAGCGATGGCCTGATGGGCGGCATTGCCCGAGATGTGACAGCAGACCGCCTCATCGAACAGCGCGTCACTTTCATGGCGCATTACGATGATCTCACAAGTCTTGCGAACCGTTACCTGTTCAACGAGAGGCTGCGGGAACTGCTCGGTGAAAGCGAGTCTCGCGGCGCGAACATCGCGCTATTCTACCTCGACCTCGACGACTTCAAGGCCATCAACGACACGCGCGGCCATCTGGTTGGGGACCGCCTGCTGCGAGAAGTGGGCAAACGCCTCGCTGGCGAGGTGCGGGATATGGATCTTGTCGCCCGCCTTGGCGGCGATGAATTCGCTATCCTGATCGAAACCCGCGCCGGGGACGGAATGCTGATCGAACGCGCCCACCGGTTTCTGTCGGTTGTGCGTGAACCGTACGAAATAGACGGGCAATCATACCGCGTTTCGACCAGCGTTGGCGTTGCGCGTTGCACGGAAGGGGACTGCGACGCCGAAGAGCTGATGCGCCGCGCCGACCTTGCGCTCTATGCCGCAAAGAACAAGGGACGCGATAATCTGGCGCTGTTCGAGCCGCATCTCGACCAGGCCGCACGCGAGCGGCGCGCTATTGAATCCGACCTGCGCGAAGCGGTCGCCAATGATGAAATGCGACTTCAATACCAGCCCATCATCGAATTGGAGACGGGCCAGACAACCGGATATGAGGCTCTGCTGCGTTGGTATCACCCGACACGCGGCGTAATGGCACCCGGCGACTTCCTGCAGATTGCCGAAGAATCAGGCCTGATCGTCCAGCTTGGCGAATGGGTAATCAACCGCGCGCTGCAAGAAACCTCAGGGTGGGAAGGCGATTTCCGGGTCGCGATCAATCTGTCCACGACGCAGGTCATGGATGCCAAGCTCGTGTCGGCCGTATCCCAGGCCTTGCGGGCCACCGATTTCCCGCCCGAGCGCGTGGAGCTGGAAATCACCGAGCATGTGCTGATGGATTCCAGCGATGCGAGCGAAAACACCCTGCTTGCATTGCGCAAATTGGGCGTCAGGATCGCTCTGGATGATTTTGGTACAGGCTATTCCTCGCTTGCGTACCTTCGCCGCTTCCCGTTCGACCGGATCAAGATCGACCGCGCATTCGTAAAAGATGCTTGCGGCGAAATTGGCAGCCAGGCCATTATTTCTACGATCACTCGCCTGGCCGAGGCCATGAATATGGAAACCACCGCGGAGGGCATTGAAGACCGCGAACAGCTCGACCTGCTGCGCAAACTCGGCGTGAAGGAAGCGCAGGGATTCCTCATCTGCAAGCCTATGCTGGCCGAAGCGCTTGCGAATGATGACCGGGATATATCGGGCGACGCTTCTGATCCGCGCCTCGACAAAGCGGTTATCGACTACCGTCAAGCCCGCAAGGCCGCATTGCGCAGGCGCGGCGGCAAGGTAGCATGA
- the rpoC gene encoding DNA-directed RNA polymerase subunit beta', giving the protein MNELTKFTNQLAKPETFDEIQIGIASPERIRSWSFGEIKKPETINYRTFKPERDGLFCARIFGPVKDYECLCGKYKRMKYKGVVCEKCGVEVTVTKVRRERMGHIELAAPVAHIWFLKSLPSRIGLLLDMQLKQLERVLYFESYIVVEPGLTAMEKFQLLTEDELLEAQDEYGEDAFSASIGAEAVKMMLMDLDLEKEKEDLLEELATTKSKLKPAKIIKRLKVVESFIESGNRPEWMILEVVPVIPPELRPLVPLDGGRFATSDLNDLYRRVINRNNRLKRLMELRAPDIIVRNEKRMLQEAVDALFDNGRRGRVITGANKRPLKSLSDMLKGKQGRFRQNLLGKRVDYSGRSVIVTGPELKLHQCGLPKKMALELFKPFIYARLDAKGLSMTLKQAKKWVEKERKEVWDILDEVIREHPVLLNRAPTLHRLGIQAFEPVLIEGKAIQLHPLVCAAFNADFDGDQMAVHVPLSLEAQLEARVLMMSTNNILSPANGKPIIVPSQDMVLGIYYLSMERQEKTPEFTKDDEGNDHEILPLFADMAEVHHALETKSVTLHSKIMARVPQADEKGKVAMKRFVTTPGRMLIGECMPKNHKVPFDIVNRLLTKKDIADVIDEVYRHTGQKDTVLFADAIMSLGFRHAFKAGISFGKDDMIIPDSKVGMVESTKALVADYEQQYQDGLITQQEKYNKVIDAWSQCGDKVADAMMEEIKSQPVDKDGKEAQINSIYMMSHSGARGSPAQMKQLAGMRGLMAKPSGEIIENPIISNFKEGLNVLEYFNSTHGARKGLADTALKTANSGYLTRRLVDVSQDCVIVEENCKTDNALEMRAIVQGGSVIASIGERILGRTLAEDIVNAATGEVIVKAGTLLDEPMVKEIEEAETQVAKIRSPLVCEAKMGVCATCYGRDLARGTPVNIGEAVGVIAAQSIGEPGTQLTMRTFHIGGAAQLNETSHLESISDGKVVYRDMPTIVDKKGRILSLARNGELAVIDAEGREREIHKVPYGTVLMHKDGGKVKEGDRLAEWDPFSLPIITETSGVVRFQDLVDGTSMEERVDDATGIAQRVVTEIRTSGRAAKEDLRPRLTLLGEGQTDETEAARYMLAPGTAISVEDGQQVEAGDILARASREAAKTRDITGGLPRVAELFEARVPKDNAIIAKISGKIEFVREYKAKRKIAIVPEEGDAVEYLIPKTKIIDVQEGDFVKKGDTLISGSPNPHDILDVLGIEALAEYLCTEIQEVYRLQGVKINDKHIETIVRQMLQKVEITNGGDTVLLPGEQVDLEELNETNAKLGRNKEKATGTPILLGITKASLQTRSFISAASFQETTRVLTQASVEGKKDTLVGLKENVIVGRLIPAGTGAGMNRMRVTASSRDAALRAQWKKTQEAIIAANTAEEEHEAELAQGPEAAIGDDPLAAVEGETHGTDADAGDYLNEEAKDGE; this is encoded by the coding sequence ATGAACGAACTGACCAAATTCACCAACCAGCTCGCGAAGCCCGAAACCTTCGACGAGATCCAGATCGGCATCGCCAGCCCCGAGCGTATTCGCTCGTGGTCCTTCGGCGAAATCAAGAAGCCGGAAACCATCAACTACCGTACGTTCAAGCCCGAACGTGACGGCTTGTTCTGTGCCCGCATCTTTGGTCCGGTGAAGGACTACGAATGCCTGTGCGGCAAGTACAAGCGCATGAAGTACAAGGGCGTCGTCTGCGAAAAGTGCGGCGTCGAAGTCACCGTGACCAAGGTCCGCCGCGAGCGGATGGGCCATATCGAACTGGCTGCGCCGGTTGCGCACATCTGGTTCCTGAAGTCGCTGCCATCGCGCATCGGCCTGCTGCTCGACATGCAGCTCAAGCAGCTTGAGCGCGTGCTCTATTTCGAAAGCTACATCGTGGTCGAGCCGGGTCTCACCGCGATGGAGAAGTTCCAGCTTCTGACCGAAGACGAACTGCTCGAAGCCCAGGACGAGTACGGCGAAGACGCATTCTCGGCATCCATCGGTGCCGAAGCCGTCAAGATGATGCTGATGGACCTCGATCTCGAAAAGGAGAAAGAGGACCTGCTGGAAGAGCTCGCGACGACCAAGTCGAAGCTGAAGCCCGCCAAGATCATCAAGCGCCTGAAGGTCGTCGAAAGCTTCATTGAAAGCGGCAACCGTCCCGAGTGGATGATCCTTGAAGTCGTGCCGGTCATTCCGCCGGAACTGCGCCCGCTCGTCCCGCTGGACGGTGGCCGTTTCGCGACGTCCGATCTCAACGATCTTTATCGCCGCGTCATCAACCGTAACAACCGCCTCAAGCGCCTGATGGAGCTTCGCGCACCGGACATCATCGTCCGTAACGAGAAGCGCATGCTGCAGGAAGCTGTCGATGCACTGTTCGACAACGGCCGCCGCGGCCGCGTCATCACGGGTGCCAACAAGCGTCCGCTGAAATCGCTGTCCGACATGCTCAAGGGCAAGCAGGGCCGCTTCCGTCAGAACCTGCTCGGCAAGCGCGTCGACTATTCGGGTCGTTCGGTCATCGTGACCGGTCCGGAACTCAAGCTGCACCAGTGCGGCCTGCCCAAGAAGATGGCGCTCGAACTGTTCAAGCCGTTCATCTACGCCCGTCTCGACGCCAAGGGTCTTTCCATGACCCTGAAGCAGGCGAAAAAGTGGGTCGAAAAGGAACGCAAGGAAGTCTGGGACATCCTGGATGAAGTCATCCGCGAGCACCCGGTCCTCCTGAACCGTGCTCCGACACTTCACCGTCTTGGCATCCAGGCATTCGAACCCGTCCTGATCGAAGGTAAGGCCATCCAGCTTCACCCGCTGGTCTGCGCCGCGTTCAACGCCGACTTCGACGGTGACCAGATGGCCGTGCACGTTCCGCTGAGCCTCGAGGCCCAGTTGGAAGCGCGCGTCCTGATGATGTCGACCAACAACATCCTCTCGCCCGCAAACGGCAAGCCGATCATCGTTCCTTCGCAGGACATGGTGCTGGGGATCTATTACCTGTCGATGGAACGTCAGGAAAAGACTCCCGAATTCACCAAGGATGACGAGGGCAACGATCACGAGATCCTGCCGCTGTTCGCCGACATGGCTGAAGTGCACCATGCGCTCGAAACCAAGTCGGTCACGCTGCACTCGAAGATCATGGCCCGCGTCCCGCAAGCGGATGAAAAGGGCAAGGTCGCGATGAAGCGTTTCGTCACGACCCCTGGTCGTATGCTGATCGGTGAATGCATGCCGAAGAACCACAAGGTTCCTTTCGACATCGTCAACCGCCTGCTGACGAAGAAGGACATCGCCGACGTGATCGACGAAGTTTATCGTCACACCGGCCAGAAGGACACGGTCCTGTTCGCCGACGCCATCATGTCGCTGGGCTTCCGCCACGCGTTCAAGGCCGGCATCTCGTTCGGCAAGGACGACATGATCATTCCCGACAGCAAGGTGGGCATGGTGGAATCGACCAAGGCACTGGTTGCCGATTACGAGCAGCAGTACCAGGACGGCCTGATCACCCAGCAGGAAAAGTACAACAAGGTCATCGACGCCTGGAGCCAGTGCGGCGACAAGGTGGCCGATGCCATGATGGAAGAGATCAAGTCGCAGCCGGTCGACAAGGACGGCAAGGAAGCGCAGATCAATTCGATCTACATGATGAGCCACTCCGGTGCGCGTGGTAGCCCCGCGCAGATGAAGCAGCTTGCCGGTATGCGCGGCCTGATGGCCAAGCCTTCGGGCGAGATCATCGAGAACCCGATCATCTCGAACTTCAAGGAAGGCCTCAACGTCCTTGAATACTTCAACTCCACTCACGGTGCCCGTAAGGGTCTCGCGGATACGGCATTGAAGACCGCGAACTCGGGTTACCTGACGCGCCGTCTCGTCGACGTTTCGCAGGACTGCGTCATCGTTGAAGAGAACTGCAAGACCGACAACGCGCTGGAAATGCGTGCCATCGTCCAGGGCGGTAGTGTTATCGCCTCGATCGGTGAACGTATCCTCGGCCGTACGCTGGCAGAAGACATCGTCAACGCCGCAACAGGCGAAGTGATCGTCAAGGCCGGTACGCTGCTCGACGAGCCCATGGTCAAGGAAATCGAAGAAGCGGAAACGCAGGTTGCCAAGATCCGCAGCCCGCTGGTCTGTGAAGCCAAGATGGGCGTCTGTGCGACCTGTTACGGCCGCGATCTTGCCCGCGGTACTCCGGTCAACATCGGTGAAGCTGTCGGCGTTATCGCTGCACAGTCGATCGGTGAGCCGGGCACCCAGCTGACCATGCGTACCTTCCACATCGGCGGTGCCGCGCAGCTCAACGAAACGAGCCATCTCGAATCGATTTCGGACGGTAAGGTCGTTTATCGCGACATGCCGACGATCGTCGACAAGAAGGGCCGGATCCTGTCGCTCGCCCGTAACGGCGAGCTGGCCGTGATCGACGCCGAAGGCCGCGAACGCGAAATCCACAAGGTGCCTTATGGTACCGTGCTGATGCACAAGGATGGCGGCAAGGTGAAGGAAGGCGATCGTCTGGCAGAATGGGATCCGTTCTCACTGCCGATCATCACCGAAACTTCGGGTGTTGTTCGCTTCCAGGATCTGGTCGACGGCACTTCGATGGAAGAACGCGTCGACGATGCTACCGGTATCGCCCAGCGTGTTGTCACCGAAATCCGCACCAGCGGACGTGCAGCGAAGGAAGATCTTCGTCCGCGTCTTACGCTGCTGGGTGAAGGCCAGACCGACGAGACCGAAGCTGCGCGCTACATGCTCGCACCCGGTACCGCGATCTCGGTCGAGGACGGCCAGCAGGTCGAAGCGGGTGACATCCTTGCCCGTGCTTCGCGTGAAGCCGCCAAGACCCGTGACATCACCGGTGGTCTGCCGCGCGTCGCCGAACTGTTCGAGGCCCGCGTGCCGAAGGACAATGCGATCATCGCCAAGATTTCCGGCAAGATCGAATTCGTCCGCGAATACAAGGCCAAGCGCAAGATCGCGATCGTTCCCGAGGAAGGTGATGCGGTAGAATACCTGATCCCCAAGACGAAGATCATCGACGTTCAGGAAGGCGACTTCGTCAAGAAGGGCGATACGCTGATTTCGGGCTCGCCGAACCCGCATGACATCCTCGATGTCCTCGGGATTGAAGCGCTGGCCGAATACCTGTGCACCGAGATCCAGGAAGTCTACAGGTTGCAGGGCGTGAAGATCAACGACAAGCACATCGAGACGATCGTTCGTCAGATGCTGCAGAAGGTTGAAATCACCAATGGCGGCGACACCGTGCTGCTGCCGGGCGAACAGGTCGATCTGGAAGAACTGAACGAGACCAACGCGAAGCTTGGCCGGAACAAGGAGAAAGCCACCGGCACTCCGATCCTGCTCGGCATCACCAAGGCCTCGCTCCAGACGCGTTCGTTCATCTCGGCCGCATCGTTTCAGGAAACCACTCGCGTGCTTACCCAGGCTTCGGTCGAGGGCAAGAAGGACACGCTGGTCGGACTGAAGGAAAACGTGATCGTGGGCCGTCTCATCCCCGCCGGTACCGGCGCGGGCATGAACCGGATGCGCGTCACCGCCTCCAGCCGCGATGCCGCCTTGCGCGCTCAGTGGAAGAAAACGCAGGAAGCGATCATCGCTGCCAACACAGCTGAAGAAGAGCACGAGGCGGAACTCGCCCAGGGCCCCGAAGCAGCAATCGGCGACGATCCGCTGGCGGCAGTAGAGGGTGAAACCCACGGCACCGATGCCGATGCGGGTGACTACCTCAACGAAGAGGCGAAGGACGGCGAATAA
- the rpoB gene encoding DNA-directed RNA polymerase subunit beta, which translates to MATKAKAPRNTSSGTAKRRIRKIFGDIHEVVDMPNLIEVQRESYEQFLRSNKEIDYISGLEKTLRSVFPIRDFAGTAELDFVHYELEQPKYDTTECRQRGITYAAPMKVTLRLIVFEVDQETETRSVLDIKEQDVYMGDMPLMTDNGTFIINGTERVIVSQMHRSPGVLFDHDRGKTHSSGKLLFAARIIPYRGSWLDFEFDAKDVVNVRIDRKRKLPVTALLYALGLDSEGILDHFYDTVTWKRAKDGWEIPFVAENWRGQKPAFPLVDAKTGEEVFAAGQKISPRAANKAAKDGLETLLLPTEEIFGRYASVDMIDESTGRIYIEAGDEVSAENLEVLDGAGVDSLVLLDVDHITTGPWIRNTMKVDKAENRDEGLEAIYKVMRPGEPPTKETAEALFEGLFFDGERYDLSAVGRVKLNMRLELDAEDTVTTLRKEDILAVVKELVDLKDGKGEVDDIDNLGNRRVRSVGELLENQYRVGLLRMERAVKERMSSVDVSTVMPNDLINAKPAVAAVREFFGSSQLSQFMDQTNPLSEVTHKRRVSALGPGGLTRERAGFEVRDVHPTHYGRICPIETPEGPNIGLINSLSTFARVNKYGFIETPYRTVKDNKVTDEVIYLSAMEEQKHTVAQASADLDAKGGFVEELVSARQNGDNLMAPRESITLMDVSPKQLVSVAASLIPFLENDDANRALMGSNMQRQAVPLVKAEAPWVGTGMEETVARDSGAAITAKRGGIVDQVDATRIVIRAIGDVEPGQSGVDIYTLQKFQRSNQNTCINQRPLVKVGETVTPGDVIADGPSTDLGELALGRNSLVAFMPWNGYNYEDSILISERIVKDDVFTSIHIEEFEVMARDTKLGPEDITRDIPNVGEEALRNLDEAGIVYIGAEVHPGDILAGKITPKGESPMTPEEKLLRAIFGEKASDVRDTSLRLPPGVAGTVVEVRVFNRHGIEIDDRTRAIQNEEIERLRKDAADERAILNRATYNRLRDMLVGQTASAAPKGVKKGSEITEEMLDEIDRHEWFKFAVADDNRQQQIEAVKTQYDESVKVIDDKFEDRKEKLERGDELAPGVLKMVKVFVAVKRKLQPGDKMAGRHGNKGVISRILPAEDMPFLADGTPVDIVLNPLGVPSRMNVGQIFETHLGMAARNLGHQIGDALEEWKQANPNASEDYAKAKPPEAVIERLKETYGEQYIDAIDSRSTEEIVELATNLKTGVPMGTPVFDGAREGDVTVELQKAGLDADGQSVLFDGRTGEAFDRKVTVGIIYMLKLHHLVDDKIHARSIGPYSLVTQQPLGGKAQFGGQRFGEMEVWALQAYGAAYTLQEILTVKSDDVIGRTKVYEAIVKGDDTFEAGIPESFNVLVKEMRSLGLNVELKSLADDEDNDGLAIAAE; encoded by the coding sequence ATGGCTACCAAGGCTAAGGCACCCCGCAATACATCGTCGGGCACCGCAAAGCGGCGCATCCGCAAGATCTTCGGCGACATCCACGAAGTCGTCGATATGCCCAACCTCATCGAGGTCCAGCGCGAGAGCTACGAACAGTTCCTGCGCTCGAACAAGGAGATCGATTACATCTCCGGCCTCGAAAAGACGCTGCGCAGTGTCTTCCCGATCCGTGATTTCGCCGGCACCGCCGAACTCGACTTCGTGCATTACGAACTCGAACAGCCGAAGTACGACACCACCGAATGCCGCCAGCGCGGGATCACCTACGCTGCGCCGATGAAGGTTACGCTTCGCCTGATCGTCTTTGAAGTCGACCAGGAAACCGAAACCCGCTCGGTTCTCGATATCAAGGAGCAGGACGTTTACATGGGCGACATGCCGCTCATGACGGACAACGGCACCTTCATCATCAACGGTACAGAGCGCGTCATCGTTTCGCAGATGCACCGTTCGCCGGGCGTCCTGTTCGACCATGACCGCGGCAAGACGCACTCCTCGGGCAAGCTGCTGTTTGCTGCCCGCATCATTCCGTACCGCGGCAGCTGGCTCGATTTCGAATTCGACGCCAAGGACGTGGTCAACGTTCGTATCGACCGCAAGCGCAAGCTGCCGGTCACGGCGCTGCTGTATGCGCTGGGCCTCGATAGCGAAGGCATCCTCGATCACTTCTACGACACGGTCACCTGGAAGCGCGCAAAAGACGGCTGGGAAATCCCGTTCGTCGCCGAAAACTGGCGCGGCCAGAAGCCTGCGTTCCCGCTGGTTGATGCAAAGACCGGCGAAGAAGTATTCGCTGCGGGCCAGAAGATCAGCCCCCGTGCAGCCAACAAGGCGGCCAAGGACGGTCTCGAAACCCTGCTGTTGCCGACCGAGGAAATCTTCGGTCGCTATGCTTCGGTCGACATGATCGACGAAAGCACTGGCCGCATTTACATCGAAGCCGGTGACGAAGTCTCCGCCGAGAACCTCGAAGTGCTCGACGGTGCGGGTGTGGACAGCCTCGTCCTGCTCGATGTCGATCACATCACGACCGGTCCCTGGATCCGCAACACGATGAAGGTCGACAAGGCCGAAAACCGTGATGAAGGCCTGGAAGCGATCTACAAGGTCATGCGTCCCGGTGAGCCGCCGACCAAGGAAACCGCAGAAGCCCTGTTTGAAGGCCTGTTCTTCGACGGCGAGCGTTATGACCTCTCGGCAGTTGGCCGCGTCAAGCTCAACATGCGTCTTGAACTGGACGCTGAAGACACCGTCACCACGCTGCGCAAGGAAGACATCCTCGCCGTGGTCAAGGAACTTGTCGACCTGAAGGACGGCAAGGGCGAAGTCGACGACATCGACAACCTCGGCAACCGCCGTGTCCGTTCGGTCGGCGAACTGCTCGAAAACCAGTACCGTGTCGGCCTGCTCCGCATGGAACGTGCAGTGAAGGAGCGCATGAGCTCGGTCGATGTTTCGACTGTCATGCCGAACGACCTCATCAACGCCAAGCCAGCGGTTGCTGCCGTGCGCGAATTCTTCGGCTCCAGCCAGCTTTCGCAGTTCATGGACCAGACCAACCCGCTGTCGGAAGTCACCCACAAGCGCCGTGTTTCAGCGCTCGGCCCTGGCGGTCTCACGCGTGAGCGCGCAGGCTTCGAAGTCCGCGACGTTCATCCGACACACTATGGCCGCATCTGCCCGATTGAAACGCCGGAAGGCCCGAACATCGGTCTGATCAACTCGCTCTCGACCTTCGCGCGCGTCAACAAGTACGGCTTCATCGAAACGCCGTACCGCACCGTGAAGGACAACAAGGTCACCGATGAGGTGATCTACCTGTCCGCAATGGAAGAGCAGAAGCACACTGTGGCACAGGCTTCGGCCGATCTCGATGCCAAGGGCGGTTTCGTCGAAGAGCTCGTCTCTGCACGTCAGAACGGCGATAACCTGATGGCGCCGCGCGAAAGCATCACGCTGATGGACGTTTCGCCCAAGCAGCTCGTGTCGGTCGCCGCATCGCTCATTCCGTTCCTGGAAAACGATGACGCCAACCGCGCACTGATGGGCTCGAACATGCAGCGTCAGGCCGTGCCGCTGGTCAAGGCCGAAGCGCCTTGGGTCGGCACCGGCATGGAAGAAACCGTTGCTCGCGATTCCGGCGCTGCGATCACTGCCAAGCGTGGCGGTATCGTCGACCAGGTCGACGCAACGCGTATCGTTATCCGCGCCATCGGCGATGTTGAGCCCGGCCAGTCCGGCGTCGACATTTACACGCTGCAAAAATTCCAGCGTTCGAACCAGAACACCTGCATCAACCAGCGTCCGCTGGTGAAGGTGGGCGAAACGGTTACGCCGGGCGACGTTATTGCCGACGGTCCTTCGACCGATCTGGGCGAACTTGCGCTGGGCCGTAACAGCCTCGTCGCGTTCATGCCCTGGAACGGCTATAACTACGAGGACAGCATCCTCATCTCCGAGCGTATCGTGAAGGACGATGTCTTCACCTCGATCCACATCGAGGAATTCGAAGTCATGGCCCGCGACACCAAGCTTGGGCCGGAAGACATCACCCGCGACATTCCCAATGTCGGCGAGGAAGCGCTGCGCAACCTCGACGAAGCGGGCATCGTCTACATCGGTGCAGAAGTGCATCCGGGCGATATCCTTGCGGGCAAGATCACGCCCAAGGGCGAAAGCCCGATGACGCCGGAAGAAAAGCTTCTGCGCGCCATCTTCGGTGAAAAGGCCAGCGACGTGCGCGACACCTCGCTTCGCCTGCCGCCGGGCGTTGCCGGTACGGTCGTGGAAGTTCGTGTGTTCAACCGCCACGGTATCGAGATCGATGACCGTACGCGTGCGATCCAGAACGAGGAAATCGAACGCCTCCGCAAGGACGCCGCTGATGAACGCGCCATCCTTAACCGCGCAACCTACAACCGCCTGCGCGACATGCTCGTCGGCCAGACCGCTTCTGCAGCGCCAAAGGGCGTGAAGAAGGGCAGCGAAATCACCGAAGAAATGCTGGACGAGATCGACCGGCACGAATGGTTCAAGTTCGCTGTCGCTGATGACAACCGTCAGCAGCAGATCGAAGCTGTGAAAACCCAGTACGACGAGAGCGTGAAGGTCATCGACGACAAGTTCGAAGACCGTAAGGAAAAGCTCGAACGCGGTGATGAACTGGCTCCGGGCGTGCTCAAGATGGTCAAGGTCTTCGTTGCCGTGAAGCGCAAGCTTCAGCCGGGCGACAAGATGGCTGGCCGTCACGGTAACAAGGGTGTCATCAGCCGCATTCTGCCGGCCGAAGACATGCCGTTCCTTGCAGACGGCACTCCCGTCGATATCGTTCTGAACCCGCTCGGCGTGCCTTCGCGCATGAACGTGGGTCAGATCTTCGAAACCCATCTCGGCATGGCGGCCCGCAACCTTGGCCACCAGATCGGCGATGCACTCGAAGAGTGGAAGCAGGCGAACCCGAATGCGTCCGAAGATTATGCCAAGGCCAAGCCGCCAGAAGCTGTCATCGAACGCCTGAAGGAAACCTACGGCGAACAGTATATCGACGCGATCGATAGCCGTTCGACCGAGGAAATCGTCGAACTCGCCACCAATCTCAAGACGGGTGTCCCGATGGGTACGCCGGTGTTCGACGGTGCGCGCGAAGGCGATGTGACCGTGGAACTCCAAAAGGCGGGCCTCGACGCAGATGGCCAGTCGGTACTATTCGACGGACGCACAGGTGAAGCGTTTGACCGCAAGGTCACCGTGGGCATCATCTACATGCTCAAGCTGCACCACCTCGTCGACGACAAGATCCACGCCCGTTCGATCGGCCCCTACAGCCTCGTCACCCAGCAGCCGCTGGGCGGTAAGGCGCAGTTCGGCGGCCAGCGCTTCGGTGAGATGGAGGTCTGGGCACTCCAGGCCTACGGTGCAGCATACACGCTGCAGGAAATCCTCACCGTGAAGTCGGATGACGTGATCGGCCGTACCAAGGTTTACGAAGCTATCGTCAAGGGTGACGACACCTTCGAAGCCGGTATTCCCGAGAGCTTCAACGTGCTCGTCAAGGAAATGCGCAGCCTGGGTCTCAACGTCGAACTCAAGTCGCTTGCCGACGATGAGGACAACGACGGCCTCGCGATTGCGGCGGAATAG